From the Daucus carota subsp. sativus chromosome 8, DH1 v3.0, whole genome shotgun sequence genome, one window contains:
- the LOC108200023 gene encoding uncharacterized protein LOC108200023, with amino-acid sequence MNRSFIAPERGMQSGVLNQRQQTRAAAMKEKDDELALFLEMRRREKERDSLLAQNVDEFEAPLELTTGSSPIFNIESTTPAPTRKTAADEFLNSDNDKNDYDWLLTPPGTPLFPSLDMESLRTSGNHNGSPKARPTALKSRLANSELEPTARNNLASRQSVLAPGLNTSSAGVRRPSSSSGPGSRPATPTGRPTLTSASKPSVVSGSKPSSMTASKPSVTMTSRPTRSSTPTRATLPSTKPAVPARSSTPTARSTARSSTPTSTARSSTPSSTARSSTPTSRPTARSSTPTSRPTARSSTPTSRSTARSSMPTRPSAPATKPTSRPATPTRRPNTPSTTSNTSAPPVKSPSVAKAATTATRNPAPPRPSSPTVRPRPWNPAEMPGFSNEVPPNLRTSLSDRPPSVTRGRPGAPSVRSSSIDPAPNGRIRRQSCSPSRGRPPNGMNYNTGNSVPALNRAYAKANDNVSPVMYGTKMVERVINMRKLVPPKQDDKHSPRSNLSGKSSSPDSSGFGRNFSKKSMDMAIRHMDIRRNIPGNLRPLMTNIPASSMYSVRSGPAPRSRTIGVSDSPLATSSNASSEVSISNNALCVDTSEFDDDINSERGVPSPASVRGR; translated from the exons ATGAACAGGAGTTTTATAGCTCCGGAAAGAGGAATGCAAAGTGGGGTTTTGAATCAGAGGCAGCAAACGAGGGCTGCTGCGATGAAGGAGAAGGATGATGAGCTTGCTTTGTTTCTCGAGATGCGGAGGCGTGAGAAGGAGCGTGATAGTCTGCTTGCTCAGAATGTCGATGAGTTTGAGGCTCCTTTGG AATTGACAACGGGAAGTTCTCCTatatttaatattgaatcaACCACACCAGCGCCAACAAGAAAGACTGCTGCTGACGAGTTTCTGAATTCCGACAATGATAAAAATGATTATGActg GCTTCTGACTCCTCCCGGCACTCCACTTTTTCCTTCACTAGACATGGAATCACTAAGGACCTCTGGGAATCACAATGGAAGTCCTAAAGCTCGACCAACTGCTTTGAAATCTAGA CTTGCAAATTCCGAGCTAGAGCCTACTGCAAGAAACAACCTTGCATCTAGACAGTCAGTTTTGGCTCCTGGGTTGAATACATCCAGTGCAGGAGTCAGAAGGCCCTCTTCTTCTAGCGGCCCAGGATCAAGACCTGCTACACCAACTGGACGTCCTACTTTGACCTCAGCCTCTAAACCTTCAGTGGTTTCAGGTTCTAAACCCTCATCCATGACTGCATCCAAACCATCTGTTACCATGACATCTAGACCTACAAGGTCTTCAACACCCACTCGTGCCACCTTGCCTTCAACTAAGCCTGCAGTCCCTGCAAGATCCTCAACACCTACAGCAAGGTCTACTGCAAGATCCTCCACACCTACATCTACTGCAAGATCCTCCACACCTTCATCTACTGCAAGATCCTCTACACCTACATCGAGGCCTACTGCAAGATCCTCTACACCTACATCAAGGCCTACTGCAAGATCCTCTACTCCTACATCGAGGTCCACTGCAAGATCCTCAATGCCAACTAGACCTTCTGCCCCTGCAACGAAGCCTACATCCAGGCCAGCAACACCAACTCGTAGACCAAATACGCCGTCAACCACATCAAATACATCTGCTCCCCCAGTAAAATCTCCTTCAGTTGCAAAAGCAGCTACTACTGCGACAAGAAATCCAGCACCCCCACGCCCTAGCTCCCCCACAGTGAGACCAAGACCGTGGAACCCCGCGGAGATGCCGGGTTTCTCTAATGAAGTTCCGCCTAATTTACGTACTTCACTTTCTGACCGGCCTCCATCAGTTACCAGGGGAAGGCCTGGTGCGCCAAGTGTTCGATCTTCTTCAATTGATCCTGCTCCCAATGGAAGGATTAGACGTCAATCATGTTCGCCATCAAGAGGACGTCCACCTAATGGAATGAATTATAACACTGGTAACTCCGTTCCTGCTTTAAATCGTGCATACGCTAAAGCTAATGACAATGTGAGTCCTGTTATGTATGGAACCAAGATGGTTGAGAGGGTTATAAATATGCGTAAACTTGTGCCACCAAAGCAGGATGACAAACACTCACCTCGTAGTAACTTATCTGGCAAATCTTCATCTCCAGACAGCTCGGGATTTGGACGAAATTTCTCTAAGAAGTCGATGGACATGGCTATAAGGCATATG GATATAAGGAGGAACATTCCTGGAAATCTGCGACCTTTAATGACAAATATCCCTGCTTCCTCCATGTATAGTGTAAGATCTGGTCCTGCACCAAGAAGCAGAACAATTGGCGTTTCAGACTCTCCTCTTGCAACAAGCAGCAATGCCAGTTCTGAAGTGAGTATCAGTAACAATGCACTATGCGTGGATACAAGTGAATTTGATGACGATATTAACAGTGAAAGGGGTGTTCCATCGCCTGCCAGTGTAAGGGGCAGGTGA
- the LOC108199175 gene encoding V-type proton ATPase subunit G3: MESMKGQGGIQMLLTAEQEAQQIVSAAKNLKTTRLRQAREEAEKEAALYRTKMESEYQKKISETSGNSDSTVKQLEVETELKIKNMKEATSKTSPELIKKIIKYIIKV; the protein is encoded by the exons ATGGAGTCGATGAAAGGCCAAGGAGGCATCCAAATGCTATTAACTGCAGAACAAGAGGCCCAGCAAATTGTTTCTGCTGCTAAAAACT TAAAAACGACAAGGTTGAGGCAGGCTAGGGAAGAAGCGGAGAAGGAAGCTGCACTTTATCGTACCAAGATGGAGTCTGAGTACCAAAAGAAAATCTCAGAG ACAAGTGGAAACTCCGACTCCACTGTAAAGCAACTTGAAGTAGAAACAGAACTGAAGATTAAGAACATGAAGGAGGCGACATCAAAGACTTCGCCAGAACTGATTAAGAAGATAATCAAGTACATTATAAAAGTCTGA